Proteins from a single region of Chengkuizengella sediminis:
- a CDS encoding MDR family MFS transporter, producing MKFKDFHINIKIRIIETFISRFIGSMIFPFMAIYLAQYYGEGITGLLLFVNVIVGVIFNFFGGFISDRIGRRKIMMYAEIIRFFAFFTMMAFNSPWAESVLITFLMMTVNTICWGFSGPAHQAMLIDVSTPEQRKLMYSITYWANNLSIAIGGILGAFLFKDYLFELLIGLSLASLITVSLIVFFIKESYFPNQKESASFHMSDIFDTYKMVFKDRLFIWFMAAGILVLSMEFNLTNFIAIRLSEEMTNQYFINWEIQGIQMLGFLRTENTILVALFAIFAAKFIERFKEKNVLITGCLMFVVGYGVISFSNNIWLLFIMMIIATVGEVIRVPVEQSSMAALPPDDARSSYMAIKGMSFNLSMLISSIVVALGAFLSSFVMAIIITCIGLLGTTIYYLIFDKIQLRVNANKG from the coding sequence ATGAAATTTAAAGATTTTCATATTAATATTAAAATTCGTATTATTGAAACATTTATCAGTAGGTTCATAGGCAGTATGATATTTCCGTTTATGGCAATTTATCTTGCACAGTATTATGGGGAAGGGATTACTGGATTGTTGCTTTTTGTTAATGTTATTGTTGGGGTTATATTCAATTTCTTTGGTGGTTTTATTTCTGATCGTATAGGACGAAGAAAAATCATGATGTATGCAGAGATCATCAGGTTTTTTGCCTTTTTTACGATGATGGCTTTCAACTCTCCTTGGGCTGAATCGGTTTTGATTACATTTTTAATGATGACTGTAAACACGATTTGTTGGGGGTTTTCTGGCCCAGCACATCAAGCCATGTTAATCGATGTAAGTACACCTGAACAGCGAAAACTTATGTATTCAATCACCTATTGGGCGAACAATCTGTCTATTGCTATCGGTGGAATTCTAGGTGCCTTTTTATTCAAAGATTATTTATTTGAATTATTAATTGGATTGTCATTGGCTTCTCTAATTACAGTTTCATTGATTGTGTTTTTTATAAAAGAGAGTTATTTTCCAAATCAAAAAGAAAGTGCCTCCTTTCACATGTCGGATATATTTGATACCTATAAAATGGTATTTAAAGATCGGTTGTTTATTTGGTTCATGGCTGCAGGGATTTTGGTTTTATCCATGGAATTTAATTTAACGAATTTTATTGCTATTCGTTTAAGTGAAGAAATGACAAATCAATATTTCATAAATTGGGAAATTCAAGGGATACAAATGTTAGGCTTTTTGAGAACAGAAAATACAATACTAGTTGCATTGTTTGCAATATTTGCTGCAAAGTTTATAGAGCGATTTAAGGAAAAAAACGTTTTAATAACTGGATGTTTAATGTTTGTTGTAGGTTATGGTGTGATCTCTTTTTCAAATAATATCTGGCTTTTATTTATCATGATGATCATTGCAACTGTTGGAGAAGTGATTAGAGTTCCTGTTGAACAATCCAGTATGGCTGCATTACCACCTGATGATGCAAGAAGCTCATATATGGCGATAAAAGGAATGAGCTTTAATTTAAGCATGTTGATTTCATCCATTGTCGTTGCGCTAGGTGCGTTTTTATCCTCTTTTGTAATGGCAATCATTATTACTTGTATTGGACTCTTGGGTACAACTATTTATTATTTGATTTTTGATAAAATACAGTTGCGAGTAAATGCAAATAAAGGCTGA
- a CDS encoding TRAP transporter large permease, producing MNTITRVNNKEKMMSPKNKNTLQNKIFTYLLILISIFGVIYAIQINSMGLALFSLLFLLLFMGLPIAVSLGLSSLASIYYFTTDPMPDLAGKVFSGLSHFTLMAIPLFILAGNIFTAGGVAKRIINLTNAWVGHIPGGLSIASVAACALFAAISGSSPATVVAIGGIMIPAMVKHGYSKSYAVGSISTAGSLGILIPPSIPMIVYAVTVDQSAGKLFLAGIIPGIMLAFLLSMVSFIIAKKNGFKIAQKVSLKERFKALKDGFWSLLLPIVVIGGIYTGYFTPTESAAVAVFIGLVVGLFIHRDLKIKDIPKILIDSSKTTAMLFFIIAMAMLFAHIVTLERIPHNIAEWITAWNVGPIVFLLIVNLLLFIAGQFMEPTAIITILAPILFPVALAMGIDPIHFGIIMVVNMEVGMITPPVGLNLYVASGMTKMSLLDVTKSAFPWLIAVVIGLILITYIPAISLWLPDLIYSLR from the coding sequence TTGAATACAATCACAAGAGTAAATAATAAAGAGAAGATGATGTCTCCGAAAAATAAAAACACGCTTCAAAACAAAATATTTACATATTTGCTGATTCTTATTTCAATATTTGGTGTTATTTATGCCATTCAAATCAATAGTATGGGGCTTGCTTTGTTTTCACTATTATTTCTTCTTCTTTTTATGGGGTTACCTATTGCTGTATCTTTGGGTTTGTCATCACTAGCATCCATTTATTATTTTACAACAGACCCTATGCCTGATTTAGCTGGTAAAGTATTTTCAGGTCTAAGTCATTTTACACTCATGGCCATTCCACTATTTATTTTAGCAGGGAACATTTTTACAGCAGGAGGTGTTGCAAAAAGGATTATTAATCTGACTAATGCATGGGTAGGACATATACCAGGTGGATTATCAATCGCAAGTGTTGCAGCGTGTGCTCTTTTTGCAGCTATTTCTGGTTCATCTCCTGCAACGGTTGTTGCAATTGGAGGGATTATGATTCCTGCTATGGTGAAACATGGTTATTCAAAGTCATACGCTGTAGGTTCCATTTCAACAGCAGGTTCATTAGGAATCTTGATTCCTCCTAGTATCCCGATGATTGTTTATGCGGTCACTGTTGATCAATCTGCAGGAAAACTTTTTCTAGCTGGGATAATTCCCGGAATTATGCTCGCATTTTTATTGTCGATGGTTAGTTTTATCATTGCAAAAAAAAATGGTTTTAAAATTGCACAAAAAGTAAGCTTAAAGGAAAGGTTTAAAGCATTAAAAGATGGTTTTTGGAGCTTATTACTACCGATAGTTGTTATTGGAGGAATTTATACTGGCTATTTTACACCAACTGAATCTGCAGCAGTTGCTGTATTTATAGGTCTTGTTGTGGGACTGTTTATCCATCGGGATTTAAAGATAAAAGATATTCCGAAAATTTTAATAGATTCTAGTAAAACCACTGCAATGTTATTTTTTATCATTGCCATGGCGATGTTATTTGCACATATCGTTACGTTAGAACGAATTCCCCATAACATTGCAGAATGGATTACAGCATGGAATGTAGGACCCATTGTCTTTTTATTAATTGTGAATCTATTACTATTTATTGCGGGCCAATTTATGGAACCAACCGCGATTATTACAATATTAGCGCCTATTTTATTTCCAGTTGCATTAGCCATGGGTATCGATCCGATACACTTTGGGATTATCATGGTTGTGAATATGGAGGTAGGCATGATTACCCCTCCTGTAGGACTTAATTTATATGTAGCTAGCGGAATGACAAAAATGTCTTTATTAGACGTTACAAAATCAGCATTCCCGTGGTTAATTGCTGTTGTAATTGGTTTGATATTAATTACATATATACCAGCCATTAGTTTATGGTTGCCTGATCTTATTTATAGTTTGAGATAA
- a CDS encoding TRAP transporter small permease, translating to MKKWNTILNQLEEIIVSIALSLGVFITFLEIVLRIFDKTLGFSFEASIYLLITCGLVGASIGVREKVHIGIDIIVKQFPFAIQKLIGIGALCLCIFFCVVITILGIQHVQILYSLGQVTPEMEIPVYIPKSIVPISFGLMSLRFIQELILYFKKTIDQFKQEEGEGS from the coding sequence TTGAAGAAATGGAATACCATTTTAAATCAATTGGAAGAAATCATAGTCTCCATCGCATTATCTCTAGGTGTTTTCATCACATTTTTAGAAATTGTATTAAGAATATTTGACAAGACTTTAGGTTTTTCTTTTGAAGCCTCTATATATTTATTAATCACATGTGGGTTAGTCGGGGCTTCGATTGGAGTGAGAGAAAAGGTCCATATAGGAATTGACATCATTGTGAAACAGTTTCCATTCGCAATACAAAAGTTGATTGGTATAGGAGCTTTATGCTTATGTATCTTTTTTTGCGTGGTGATCACTATATTAGGCATACAGCATGTACAAATCCTTTATTCGTTAGGTCAGGTGACACCTGAAATGGAAATACCTGTGTACATTCCTAAATCTATTGTGCCCATATCGTTTGGATTAATGAGCTTACGATTTATACAAGAACTAATTCTTTACTTCAAAAAAACCATCGATCAGTTCAAACAGGAAGAGGGTGAAGGTTCTTGA
- a CDS encoding TRAP transporter substrate-binding protein: protein MLKKWVWISVSLILVMGLIAGCGARSEDTNSESKQEEKSEESHSSSDESSKATEPLEEKIVIKFSHVVAEDTPKGKAANMFKDLAEKYTEGRVEVEIFPNSQLYNDDDVLAAVQQNNVQLAAPSTSKVSKLFPQWTIFDFPFAFNDVASVQAAMESEEIGGKLFNMLSEQKLLGLAMWDNGFKQMTLDDHPLYMPEDFDGQQFRVMSSKVLEAQFESVSAVPTPMPFSEVYSALEQGVINGQENTLSNIYSKKFHEVQKYMTISNHGYLGYAVITNIEFWNGLPDDVREQLEMALNETTQWVRENGEKLNQENLDKIIADDMLEEIHYLTEDQKQAWIESMNVVYDEFEEEVGADLINAVKDLRDK from the coding sequence ATGTTAAAAAAGTGGGTATGGATTAGTGTATCTTTAATTTTGGTAATGGGGCTTATAGCAGGTTGTGGTGCTCGTTCCGAAGATACAAACTCAGAATCTAAACAGGAAGAAAAAAGTGAAGAAAGTCATTCCTCATCAGATGAATCTAGCAAAGCTACAGAACCTTTGGAAGAAAAAATCGTTATTAAATTTTCACATGTAGTTGCTGAGGATACACCAAAGGGTAAAGCTGCAAACATGTTCAAAGATTTAGCTGAAAAGTACACGGAAGGTAGAGTTGAAGTGGAGATTTTTCCTAATTCACAATTGTATAACGATGATGATGTCTTAGCAGCAGTACAACAAAACAATGTTCAATTAGCTGCTCCATCTACATCTAAAGTATCTAAACTCTTTCCTCAGTGGACGATATTTGATTTTCCTTTTGCATTTAATGATGTAGCTTCTGTTCAGGCTGCTATGGAGAGTGAAGAGATTGGCGGTAAGTTGTTTAATATGTTATCGGAACAAAAGTTACTTGGACTTGCAATGTGGGACAATGGTTTTAAACAAATGACATTAGATGACCATCCTCTTTATATGCCAGAAGATTTTGATGGACAGCAATTCAGGGTCATGTCTAGTAAAGTATTAGAAGCTCAGTTTGAATCTGTGAGTGCAGTTCCAACTCCTATGCCATTTAGTGAAGTATATAGTGCACTTGAGCAAGGTGTCATCAATGGACAGGAAAATACGCTATCTAATATCTACTCTAAAAAATTTCATGAAGTACAAAAATATATGACAATCAGTAATCACGGATATTTAGGATATGCAGTTATTACAAATATTGAATTTTGGAATGGGTTACCTGATGATGTACGTGAACAGTTAGAAATGGCCTTAAATGAAACAACACAGTGGGTACGTGAAAATGGAGAAAAGTTAAACCAAGAAAACCTTGATAAAATTATTGCAGATGACATGTTAGAAGAGATTCATTATTTAACAGAAGATCAGAAACAAGCTTGGATTGAATCCATGAATGTTGTTTATGATGAGTTTGAAGAAGAAGTAGGAGCGGATCTCATCAATGCAGTAAAAGATCTTAGAGATAAATAA
- a CDS encoding response regulator, whose product MHGQMSVLLIEDDPMVQEVNKQFIQKVEGFHVIDTANNGEDGLKKIKKYKPDLVILDVFMPKVDGLELLYQIRAQKEEVDVIVVTAANDKTTIRTMLQNGAIDYIIKPFKFDRIQQALHHFRSYKSKLINESISQLQLDQMFFSKEKISSSEQELNDDEIELPKGLNKATLDLIEQYLYKQNNSKSAEEVAEGVGVARVTSRRYLEYLKAINKIELDVQYGGVGRPINRFIKKK is encoded by the coding sequence ATGCATGGTCAAATGAGTGTATTATTAATTGAAGATGATCCAATGGTCCAAGAAGTAAATAAGCAATTCATACAAAAAGTAGAAGGATTTCATGTCATTGATACAGCGAATAATGGGGAGGATGGTTTGAAAAAGATAAAAAAATACAAACCAGACCTTGTTATTTTAGACGTTTTTATGCCCAAAGTGGATGGTCTAGAGCTACTTTATCAGATTAGAGCTCAAAAAGAAGAAGTAGATGTAATTGTAGTTACAGCTGCAAATGACAAAACAACGATTCGAACGATGTTACAAAATGGAGCCATTGATTATATTATTAAACCTTTCAAATTTGATCGTATTCAACAAGCTTTACATCATTTTAGATCCTATAAATCAAAGCTTATCAACGAATCGATATCTCAATTACAGCTGGATCAAATGTTTTTTTCAAAAGAAAAAATTTCAAGTTCTGAGCAAGAGCTAAATGATGATGAAATAGAATTGCCTAAAGGATTGAACAAAGCTACTTTGGATCTAATAGAACAATATTTGTACAAACAAAACAATTCAAAATCCGCTGAGGAGGTTGCTGAAGGGGTTGGGGTTGCTAGAGTTACATCTCGCAGATATCTAGAATACCTGAAAGCCATCAATAAAATTGAATTAGATGTGCAATACGGTGGAGTAGGTCGACCGATCAATAGATTCATCAAGAAAAAATAA
- a CDS encoding ATP-binding protein, producing the protein MNPLPIQLKITILSFGVVLFSLLIGGTFVLGNIKSIKEDEIEKRSMIVARTVAEVPEIKKNLIEPYGWTKIYPVVEEIRIVNNVDYIVVLNNDRIRYSHPLQSMLGTISYGSDEGPAFAEHTYASKAKGELGISMRAFVPIMNEQREQIGVVIAGNILPTYMESIYEVKYEIGVVMFLTLLLGIFGAWLLAKHIKEQMFQLEPHEIVRLLVERTATFHAINEGVIAIDKNEMITIFNEKAKQMLHIHGNVVGKPIRKVIPDTKLPEMLKLEHPIYNQEILIQNTNIMSSRVPIKVDQKIVGAVAVFQDRTEVTMMAEELTGVKAFVEALRVQNHEHMNKLHTIAGLIQLGEQDQALNYVYQITEEQVELTRFLSRRISNQSIAGLLLSKVSRGKELGIKVSIDRNSTLEHFPSHMDHHDFVLILGNLIENAFKALQKVEIEDKEIYVSIYQNDEVCEILVEDNGIGFSESIQEQIFKEGFTTNAEEGQGIGLYMVKNMIEKGKGLIKVNSLPNKGTSFSIQFDMKQVETNSSVKLERSI; encoded by the coding sequence CTGAACCCACTGCCTATACAACTTAAAATCACAATTCTTTCTTTCGGTGTTGTTTTATTTTCTCTACTTATAGGAGGAACCTTTGTGTTGGGTAACATTAAAAGTATAAAGGAAGACGAGATCGAAAAAAGATCCATGATTGTCGCCCGTACGGTTGCAGAAGTTCCAGAGATTAAAAAAAATCTGATAGAACCTTATGGATGGACAAAGATTTACCCTGTTGTTGAAGAAATTAGAATAGTAAACAATGTGGATTATATCGTAGTTTTAAACAATGATCGAATTCGATATTCACACCCTTTACAGTCCATGTTAGGGACAATCTCTTATGGTAGCGATGAAGGACCTGCATTTGCAGAACATACGTATGCTTCTAAGGCTAAGGGAGAATTAGGTATCTCAATGAGAGCTTTTGTTCCAATTATGAATGAACAACGGGAACAAATTGGTGTTGTCATAGCTGGTAATATATTACCGACTTATATGGAATCAATCTATGAAGTGAAGTACGAAATAGGTGTTGTTATGTTTTTAACGCTTTTACTTGGGATATTTGGAGCTTGGCTGTTGGCAAAACACATCAAGGAACAAATGTTTCAATTAGAACCTCATGAAATTGTTAGATTATTAGTGGAAAGAACGGCAACATTCCACGCGATAAACGAAGGGGTTATCGCGATAGATAAAAATGAAATGATTACGATATTTAATGAAAAAGCTAAACAAATGTTGCATATTCATGGTAATGTAGTAGGAAAACCGATTCGTAAAGTGATTCCTGATACAAAATTACCTGAAATGTTAAAATTAGAACATCCGATATATAATCAAGAAATACTTATACAAAATACGAACATTATGAGTAGTAGAGTACCAATAAAAGTAGATCAAAAAATTGTAGGTGCAGTTGCTGTTTTCCAAGATCGCACAGAAGTTACGATGATGGCTGAGGAGCTTACTGGTGTAAAAGCTTTTGTTGAAGCATTGAGAGTACAAAACCATGAACATATGAATAAACTTCACACGATTGCAGGGTTAATTCAATTAGGTGAACAAGATCAAGCGTTAAACTATGTCTATCAAATAACTGAAGAGCAGGTAGAGTTAACTCGATTTTTAAGTAGGAGGATTTCTAATCAAAGTATCGCTGGTTTACTTTTAAGTAAAGTAAGTAGGGGGAAAGAGCTTGGTATAAAGGTTAGTATTGATAGAAATAGTACACTAGAGCATTTTCCTAGTCACATGGATCATCATGATTTTGTTTTAATACTTGGAAATTTAATAGAAAATGCTTTCAAAGCCCTTCAAAAAGTTGAAATAGAAGACAAAGAAATTTATGTTAGTATTTATCAAAATGATGAAGTTTGTGAAATTCTTGTAGAAGATAACGGCATCGGATTTTCCGAGTCCATCCAAGAGCAAATTTTTAAAGAAGGTTTCACAACAAATGCGGAGGAAGGACAAGGAATTGGTTTATATATGGTTAAAAACATGATTGAAAAAGGGAAAGGCTTAATAAAAGTAAATTCATTACCTAATAAGGGTACTAGTTTTTCCATTCAGTTTGATATGAAACAAGTAGAAACCAATTCATCTGTAAAATTAGAAAGGAGCATATAA
- a CDS encoding DctP family TRAP transporter solute-binding subunit, whose product MKNLIYFSIAFLVLLIGTLTLIFKIFQTEDKLAFDDEQIGLKDQVVIRFSHVVAENTPKGLAVQYFADLVSEKTDTKVKVEIFANGSLYENDEEALDALKRGKIQMIAPATSKLTTSFPEWQLVDLPFVFPSYEAANEAFNGDIGLYLFSLLESDHLKGLSFWSNGFKQITSNIGPIQSPKDLSGQHFRIMPSELIEKQYSLLDVNPSKIPFNLTYQSLEDHIVDGTENTLSNIYSKKFYRVQNHLTISNHGFLGYIVLMNNDYWNQLPPDIQQVVIESMAEASEMIQKKSIELNLQSFENIKKDSDIEIYELKEKEKKQWVEELQPVYELYESEFDNDLIDELHKIQEKYEEE is encoded by the coding sequence ATGAAAAACTTGATCTACTTTTCCATTGCATTTTTAGTTTTGTTAATTGGTACTTTAACGTTGATATTTAAAATATTTCAAACAGAAGATAAATTAGCTTTTGATGATGAGCAAATAGGCTTAAAAGATCAAGTTGTAATCCGTTTTAGTCATGTGGTTGCGGAAAATACACCAAAAGGTTTAGCTGTTCAATATTTTGCAGATTTAGTCAGCGAAAAAACAGATACTAAAGTAAAAGTTGAAATATTTGCGAATGGAAGTTTATATGAAAATGATGAAGAGGCACTCGATGCTTTAAAACGAGGGAAAATCCAAATGATTGCTCCAGCCACATCCAAACTAACTACATCTTTCCCTGAGTGGCAATTAGTTGACTTACCCTTTGTATTTCCGTCTTATGAAGCGGCAAATGAAGCCTTTAATGGCGATATTGGACTGTACTTATTTTCCCTTCTAGAATCTGATCATCTAAAAGGCCTATCGTTTTGGAGTAACGGTTTTAAGCAAATAACGAGTAATATAGGACCGATTCAGTCACCTAAAGATTTATCCGGTCAGCACTTTCGAATTATGCCTAGTGAATTAATAGAAAAACAATATTCTTTACTAGACGTCAATCCAAGTAAAATTCCATTTAATTTAACTTATCAAAGTCTCGAAGATCATATTGTAGACGGTACGGAAAATACGTTATCAAATATTTATTCAAAAAAGTTTTATAGAGTTCAAAATCATTTAACGATTAGTAATCATGGATTTTTAGGTTATATTGTTTTAATGAATAATGACTATTGGAATCAGCTCCCTCCTGATATTCAGCAGGTGGTCATTGAATCGATGGCAGAAGCTTCTGAAATGATACAAAAAAAATCAATCGAACTGAATTTACAATCTTTCGAAAATATAAAAAAAGATTCCGATATTGAAATCTATGAACTTAAGGAAAAAGAAAAGAAACAATGGGTAGAAGAACTCCAGCCTGTATATGAATTATATGAATCTGAATTTGACAACGATCTAATAGATGAACTACATAAAATACAAGAAAAGTATGAGGAAGAATGA
- a CDS encoding GNAT family N-acetyltransferase, whose amino-acid sequence MKRFRKFIIFKFSISLFVLLIFISSFIYQMYYYTHNRVGVIVDLKPPDSYIFYFLHIFVWTMLLLTSVILWTLEKKKKQSIEIEKNIYLKYTGSPDIEDYQNLRKITGLSEKSERGAKLGLKNTTHAISFYYDNDLIGMGRIIGDKGCFYQIVDIAVDPNYQGQGFGKLIMNELTTYLDEHAPDGAYVSLIADEPADKLYEKYGFKYTYPASHGMYKFTQRSEEV is encoded by the coding sequence TTGAAAAGATTTAGAAAGTTTATTATTTTTAAATTTTCCATATCATTATTTGTTTTATTGATATTTATTTCTTCTTTCATATATCAAATGTATTATTATACTCATAATCGTGTAGGAGTAATTGTAGATTTAAAACCTCCTGATAGTTATATTTTTTATTTCTTGCATATTTTTGTATGGACTATGCTTCTACTTACATCCGTCATATTGTGGACGTTAGAAAAAAAGAAAAAGCAGTCAATCGAAATAGAAAAAAACATTTATCTTAAATATACAGGTTCACCTGATATAGAAGATTATCAAAACTTAAGAAAAATTACAGGATTAAGTGAAAAAAGTGAAAGAGGAGCTAAACTTGGACTGAAAAATACAACTCATGCAATTTCATTCTATTATGATAATGATTTAATCGGTATGGGTAGAATCATAGGAGATAAAGGTTGCTTCTATCAAATTGTAGATATTGCTGTTGATCCTAACTATCAAGGTCAGGGTTTTGGTAAGTTGATTATGAATGAACTTACGACGTATTTAGACGAACATGCACCCGATGGTGCCTATGTTAGCTTAATCGCGGATGAACCGGCAGACAAATTATATGAGAAATATGGGTTTAAATATACTTATCCAGCTTCTCATGGTATGTATAAATTCACCCAAAGAAGTGAAGAGGTATAG
- a CDS encoding patatin-like phospholipase family protein gives MTLDNIGLVLEGGGLRGVYTAGILDYFIKKELTLPYIIGASAGACNATSYISKQYGRNKKVTIDYIDYPGYISVRNLITKRSLFGMDIIFDELPNKHEPFDYDAFHSSPQTFKIVVTDCVTGKPIYFDKNEEPSDVFTLLKASISLPLITQVVEHGGYKLLDGGIADPIPLKKSIEDGNKRNIVILTRNKGYEKKPASFRWMLKARYRRKYKGLVDTMINRHIEYNATLQFVNHLEEKGDIFVFRPEQPLQVNRLEKDKIKLTLLYEQGIEDAKKQYDQLLNWIEKTE, from the coding sequence ATGACTTTGGATAATATTGGACTTGTGCTTGAAGGCGGAGGATTAAGGGGCGTTTACACAGCGGGGATATTGGATTATTTTATTAAGAAGGAGCTTACATTACCTTATATCATTGGTGCATCTGCTGGAGCATGTAATGCTACCTCGTATATTTCTAAACAATATGGTAGAAATAAAAAAGTAACCATTGATTACATTGATTATCCAGGTTATATCAGTGTTAGAAATTTAATTACAAAGAGAAGTTTGTTCGGCATGGATATTATTTTCGATGAACTACCCAATAAACATGAACCGTTTGATTACGATGCGTTTCATTCTTCACCTCAAACTTTTAAAATTGTTGTCACAGATTGCGTTACAGGCAAACCAATTTATTTTGATAAAAACGAAGAACCCAGTGATGTATTTACGTTATTAAAAGCATCCATTAGTTTACCTTTAATTACTCAAGTTGTAGAGCATGGGGGTTACAAGTTATTAGATGGGGGTATCGCTGATCCGATCCCCCTTAAAAAGTCTATAGAAGATGGGAATAAACGAAATATCGTCATCCTAACTAGAAATAAAGGATATGAGAAAAAGCCTGCAAGTTTTAGGTGGATGCTCAAAGCGAGGTATCGCCGAAAATACAAAGGGTTAGTAGATACGATGATAAATCGACACATTGAATACAATGCAACTTTACAATTTGTTAATCATCTAGAGGAAAAAGGTGACATTTTTGTGTTCAGACCTGAACAACCTTTACAAGTAAATCGTTTAGAAAAAGATAAAATAAAGCTAACACTATTGTATGAACAAGGAATTGAAGATGCTAAAAAGCAATATGATCAACTGTTAAATTGGATAGAGAAAACTGAATAA